From a single Adhaeribacter swui genomic region:
- a CDS encoding ATP-binding protein, with amino-acid sequence MSSTDASIYKKITRLYLLALTAVAILLLIGQLLVQRSLRRQLTDSRIINIAGRQRMLSQKICKTVVLLYHQKNQAATPIYVADLKEALDLWKKSHDGLKNGYLTYLQTPVNNSATIRNKFSQIEPLFQNVYTNARAINNYYQNKRTSTIASAEVQRWVNQVLENERSYLQAMDQIVFQYDAEASERVNNSQRMENIVLFFTLGVLLLEALFVFRPAVTQIKSTIKLLLEAKQQTQLANEELIRTNKSLAETKEALLEATNQKYQREINEQKLRSTYLLEGQEEERKRVAREIHDGLGQMLTALKYGIEKISDSMDGTETAQKNFTELRHLVSQTITEARTISFNLMPAVLSDFGLASALKLLSNQLASGSNINVSFNTNWNGKRLAKNIEIGLYRISQEALHNAVKYAQAKHITVDLQAKKKYIHLHIADNGQGFAPDALSVPSGKTGLAHGISNMKERVFLLNGLININSKPGEGTQIHVKVPYLALDHD; translated from the coding sequence ATGAGTTCAACGGATGCCAGCATCTACAAAAAAATTACCCGCCTCTATTTATTGGCGCTAACGGCTGTAGCCATACTTTTATTAATTGGGCAGTTATTAGTACAACGTTCATTACGGCGCCAGCTTACCGATTCCCGGATCATAAACATTGCCGGCAGGCAGCGGATGTTAAGTCAGAAAATTTGTAAAACGGTGGTATTGCTGTACCATCAAAAAAACCAGGCGGCCACTCCTATATATGTAGCGGATTTAAAAGAAGCTTTAGACCTCTGGAAAAAAAGTCATGATGGGTTGAAAAACGGCTATTTAACTTATCTGCAAACGCCGGTAAATAACAGCGCTACTATCCGAAACAAGTTTTCCCAAATAGAACCGCTTTTTCAAAATGTATACACCAATGCCCGAGCTATCAATAACTATTATCAAAATAAACGAACGAGTACTATTGCTTCCGCGGAGGTGCAACGCTGGGTAAATCAGGTATTAGAAAACGAGCGGTCTTATTTGCAGGCCATGGACCAGATTGTGTTTCAGTACGATGCTGAAGCCAGCGAGCGGGTAAATAACTCCCAGCGGATGGAGAACATTGTCTTGTTTTTTACCTTAGGCGTGTTACTACTGGAAGCTTTGTTTGTTTTCCGGCCGGCGGTAACGCAAATTAAAAGCACCATTAAATTACTCTTGGAGGCCAAGCAGCAAACCCAACTGGCCAACGAAGAATTAATCCGGACGAATAAATCGCTGGCCGAAACGAAAGAAGCTTTACTGGAAGCCACCAATCAAAAATACCAACGGGAAATAAATGAGCAAAAGCTTCGCTCGACTTACCTCCTGGAAGGGCAGGAAGAAGAACGCAAACGCGTAGCCCGGGAAATTCACGATGGTTTGGGCCAAATGCTCACGGCTTTAAAATACGGGATTGAAAAGATCAGCGACTCGATGGATGGAACCGAGACGGCCCAAAAGAATTTTACGGAGCTGCGCCATTTGGTAAGCCAAACCATTACCGAAGCCCGAACCATTTCTTTTAACCTGATGCCCGCCGTGTTAAGTGATTTCGGTTTGGCTTCTGCTCTTAAACTATTAAGCAATCAACTCGCTTCCGGCTCCAACATAAATGTTTCTTTTAATACCAACTGGAACGGAAAAAGGCTGGCGAAAAATATTGAAATTGGTCTTTACCGGATTAGTCAGGAAGCATTACATAATGCGGTAAAATACGCCCAGGCCAAGCACATAACCGTTGATCTTCAGGCTAAAAAGAAATATATTCACCTGCATATTGCGGATAACGGGCAAGGCTTTGCCCCAGATGCTCTTTCGGTTCCCTCGGGCAAAACGGGTCTGGCTCACGGTATCAGCAACATGAAAGAACGCGTTTTTTTACTAAACGGCCTTATAAATATTAATTCTAAACCAGGGGAAGGCACCCAAATACACGTAAAAGTACCTTACCTGGCCCTTGACCATGACTAA
- the nirB gene encoding nitrite reductase large subunit NirB — translation MSSLVAQPQRIVVIGNGMVGYKFCEKLVAKAQPSAFQIIVFGEEPRPAYDRVHLSAYFSGTTAEELTMAPVEWYAQNNINLHLGELVTSVNAATRTITTHKGESISYDKLILATGSSAFVPPINGVEKEGVFVYRTIEDLDAMLEYAPKAKTAAVIGGGLLGLEAAKAAVDMGLTTHVIEFASRLMPRQLDEAGSEMLKRKLESLGISIHLNKSTTAILGGPGVEKMLFADGSELDVDMIIVSAGIKPRDELAIKAGLAVGPRGGIMVNDALQTSDANIYAIGESALHGGMIYGLVAPGYDMADTVVTNLLGGEKTFKGFDMSTKLKLIGVDVASFGDAFASPATSRSIVFEDKAKGIYKRINISEDGKHLVGGILVGDAGNYNMLLQTVQNKIILPQDPEDLILGSRGGASESAGAGVMSLPDEALICSCENVSKGDICSSVKDGTCTDVAGIKKCTKAGTGCGGCIPMVNDLLNATLKQMGKEVKKVLCEHFDYSRQELLDLVKVNNIRSFDELLHSHGRGDGCEICKPAVASIMASTWNELILKQATIQDTNDRYLANIQKGGTYSVVPRIAGGEITPEKLIVIGQVAAKYGLYTKITGGQRIDMFGARVDQLPDIWEELINAGFESGHAYGKSLRTVKSCVGSTWCRYGLHDSVGFAIQVEERYRGLRSPHKLKGGVSGCVRECAEAQSKDFGIIATEKGWNLYICGNGGAKPQHAQLFATDLDSETCIKYLDRFLMFYIKTAEPLNRTATWLNKMEGGMEYLRQVIVEDSLGICADLDREMQFMVDTYACEWKEVVNNPELRQRFQHFINTPEPDPSIRFKPERGQKVPVV, via the coding sequence ATGAGCAGTTTAGTAGCACAGCCCCAACGTATAGTAGTAATAGGAAATGGTATGGTTGGTTATAAGTTTTGTGAAAAGCTTGTAGCTAAAGCCCAACCCAGTGCTTTCCAAATTATTGTTTTCGGCGAAGAACCTCGCCCCGCTTACGACCGCGTTCACCTGAGTGCTTATTTTTCCGGTACAACCGCCGAAGAACTAACCATGGCGCCGGTAGAATGGTATGCGCAGAATAATATTAATCTGCATTTAGGCGAATTAGTTACCAGTGTAAATGCCGCTACCCGAACTATTACCACTCATAAAGGAGAATCCATTAGCTACGATAAACTAATATTAGCTACCGGCTCCAGCGCTTTTGTGCCGCCCATTAACGGCGTGGAAAAAGAAGGCGTTTTCGTGTACCGCACCATCGAAGACCTGGATGCTATGTTGGAATATGCGCCTAAGGCTAAAACTGCTGCTGTTATTGGCGGAGGTTTATTGGGCTTAGAAGCAGCCAAAGCAGCGGTAGATATGGGCCTGACCACTCATGTAATTGAATTTGCTTCCCGGTTAATGCCGCGGCAATTAGATGAAGCCGGTTCCGAAATGTTGAAGCGAAAACTCGAAAGCCTGGGCATCAGCATTCATTTAAATAAAAGTACTACCGCTATTCTGGGAGGACCGGGGGTAGAGAAAATGCTTTTTGCGGATGGTAGCGAGTTGGATGTAGATATGATTATTGTGTCGGCGGGTATTAAGCCGCGCGACGAGTTAGCTATTAAAGCCGGTTTAGCCGTAGGGCCTCGGGGTGGTATTATGGTGAATGATGCCTTACAGACGTCGGATGCTAATATTTACGCTATCGGCGAAAGTGCTTTACACGGTGGCATGATTTACGGTTTGGTAGCGCCCGGTTACGATATGGCCGACACCGTTGTAACTAACTTATTGGGCGGCGAGAAAACCTTCAAAGGTTTCGATATGTCTACCAAACTAAAATTGATTGGCGTAGACGTAGCCAGCTTCGGCGATGCATTTGCCAGTCCGGCCACCAGCCGTTCTATTGTTTTCGAAGACAAAGCCAAAGGTATTTACAAGCGCATTAATATTTCGGAAGACGGCAAACACTTAGTAGGTGGTATTTTGGTAGGTGATGCCGGTAACTACAACATGTTGCTGCAAACCGTACAAAACAAAATTATCCTACCCCAAGACCCCGAAGATTTGATTTTAGGTTCTCGTGGAGGCGCTTCTGAATCGGCTGGTGCGGGTGTAATGAGTTTGCCCGACGAAGCTTTGATTTGCTCTTGCGAAAACGTAAGTAAAGGGGATATCTGTTCGTCTGTAAAAGATGGAACCTGTACGGATGTAGCCGGAATAAAAAAATGCACCAAAGCCGGAACGGGTTGCGGCGGCTGCATTCCGATGGTGAATGATTTACTCAATGCTACCTTAAAGCAGATGGGTAAAGAAGTGAAAAAAGTATTGTGCGAGCACTTTGATTATTCCCGGCAAGAGTTACTGGATCTTGTAAAAGTAAATAATATCCGCAGCTTCGACGAATTACTGCACAGCCACGGTCGCGGTGATGGTTGCGAAATATGCAAACCAGCCGTAGCTTCTATCATGGCCAGCACCTGGAACGAGCTCATTCTAAAACAAGCCACCATCCAGGATACCAACGACCGCTATCTGGCTAATATTCAAAAAGGTGGTACATATTCAGTAGTGCCCCGCATTGCCGGCGGCGAAATTACTCCGGAAAAATTAATTGTCATCGGGCAGGTGGCGGCTAAATATGGCTTGTACACCAAAATTACCGGCGGCCAACGGATTGATATGTTCGGCGCCCGGGTGGATCAGTTGCCCGATATCTGGGAAGAATTAATAAATGCCGGTTTCGAAAGTGGCCACGCTTACGGCAAAAGCTTACGAACCGTAAAAAGCTGCGTGGGTTCTACCTGGTGCCGCTACGGCTTGCACGATTCGGTAGGGTTTGCCATTCAGGTAGAAGAGCGTTACCGAGGCTTGCGTTCGCCGCACAAATTAAAAGGCGGGGTTTCGGGTTGCGTGCGCGAATGTGCCGAAGCGCAATCGAAAGACTTTGGCATTATTGCCACCGAAAAAGGTTGGAATTTGTACATCTGCGGTAACGGCGGCGCTAAACCCCAGCACGCCCAGCTTTTCGCCACCGACCTCGACAGTGAAACCTGCATTAAATACCTCGACCGGTTCCTGATGTTTTACATTAAAACCGCTGAACCCTTAAACCGAACCGCCACCTGGTTAAACAAAATGGAAGGCGGTATGGAGTACCTGCGCCAGGTGATTGTAGAAGATTCTTTAGGTATTTGCGCCGACCTGGATCGTGAGATGCAGTTTATGGTTGATACCTACGCCTGTGAATGGAAAGAAGTAGTGAACAATCCGGAGCTGCGCCAACGCTTCCAGCACTTCATTAACACACCCGAACCTGATCCGTCTATCCGCTTTAAACCCGAACGCGGCCAAAAAGTGCCGGTGGTTTAA
- the nirD gene encoding nitrite reductase small subunit NirD → MIQTPPSADRLADVSFWFKAAEVSAFPENGGACVKYQDQQIAVYHFAKRNEWYASQNLCPHKQQMILSRGLIGDQCGEPKVACPFHKKTFSLLTGENLNGECYHIETYPVKIEDGYVYIGLRD, encoded by the coding sequence ATGATACAAACGCCTCCTTCTGCCGACCGCCTCGCTGATGTTTCGTTTTGGTTTAAAGCCGCCGAAGTAAGCGCCTTTCCGGAAAACGGTGGGGCCTGCGTGAAATACCAGGACCAACAAATTGCGGTATATCACTTTGCTAAGCGCAACGAGTGGTACGCTTCTCAGAACTTATGCCCGCATAAACAGCAAATGATTTTGTCGCGCGGCCTTATCGGTGACCAGTGCGGCGAACCCAAAGTGGCTTGTCCGTTTCACAAAAAAACATTCTCGTTGCTCACCGGTGAAAACCTGAACGGCGAATGCTACCACATTGAAACTTACCCGGTTAAAATAGAAGACGGCTACGTGTACATCGGTTTGCGGGATTAG
- a CDS encoding alginate export family protein: MKKKYLIPFLALFAYQAQAQITISGQLRTRTELRDGFGNLPNKGASPAFFTSQRARLNLGYSLDKIKFFTAIQDVRIWGQDASTISNADGNKLMLHEMWAEIVLANAADSTAAIKGLDYFGLKIGRQEISYDDQRLLGNLDWLQQARRHDAAIFKLMHKGVQLDVGVAYNQNAELKEGRIYVPGNVPTGTTTGQIPVTGTVNPAGTNGIGQMYKAFHYAYLSKKVGAFKVSGLLFNDYFQKSRVTTTGRIFTKGLNSRYTTGLNAALLPSPTNKLMLNVSGYYQGNKDKEGNPLKAYFASIYSSYSFGVFSAGPGFDFYSGNNGEQTTKVNHRFDPLYGTPHKFGGLMDYFYAADGHGPAGLKDFYVKSRYTKGNFSTAVDLHQFLSGNQIAYRENNADALTRYQSNLGTEVDVISTFTYGKYITFEAGYAHMFGTNSLNRIKTSGFPAANNTYLPKQRQANWAYLMINIKPEFLATKATAQPKA, translated from the coding sequence ATGAAGAAGAAATACCTTATTCCGTTTCTTGCCCTATTTGCTTACCAAGCGCAGGCGCAGATTACCATTTCGGGGCAACTGCGTACCCGTACGGAGTTACGCGATGGATTTGGCAATTTGCCGAACAAAGGTGCCTCGCCGGCCTTTTTTACTTCGCAGCGGGCCCGCCTGAATTTGGGCTACAGCCTGGATAAAATTAAATTTTTTACGGCTATTCAGGATGTACGCATTTGGGGGCAAGACGCTTCTACGATTAGTAACGCCGACGGCAATAAATTAATGCTGCACGAAATGTGGGCCGAAATCGTGCTCGCCAATGCTGCGGATTCAACAGCTGCCATTAAAGGCCTGGATTACTTTGGTTTAAAAATCGGCCGTCAAGAAATAAGCTACGACGATCAACGCTTACTCGGCAACCTGGATTGGTTGCAGCAAGCCCGCCGCCACGATGCGGCCATTTTTAAATTAATGCACAAAGGTGTGCAGTTAGATGTAGGCGTAGCTTATAACCAAAATGCTGAATTAAAAGAAGGCAGAATATACGTGCCGGGTAATGTGCCCACAGGAACAACTACCGGGCAGATTCCGGTAACCGGAACAGTAAACCCAGCGGGTACCAACGGCATCGGGCAAATGTACAAGGCTTTTCACTATGCTTACCTGAGTAAAAAAGTAGGGGCATTTAAGGTATCAGGGTTGTTATTTAACGATTATTTTCAAAAATCCAGGGTAACTACTACGGGCCGTATTTTCACGAAGGGCCTGAATTCCCGGTATACCACCGGCCTAAATGCTGCATTGCTGCCAAGCCCCACGAATAAATTAATGTTGAATGTTTCGGGTTATTACCAGGGAAACAAAGATAAAGAAGGAAACCCGCTCAAAGCTTATTTTGCCAGTATCTACAGCAGCTATTCTTTTGGTGTATTTTCGGCCGGTCCGGGTTTTGATTTTTACTCCGGCAACAACGGCGAACAGACTACCAAAGTCAATCACCGTTTTGATCCGCTCTACGGCACACCGCATAAGTTTGGTGGTTTAATGGATTATTTCTACGCCGCCGATGGTCACGGACCAGCGGGTCTGAAAGATTTTTATGTAAAAAGTCGCTATACCAAAGGTAATTTTTCTACGGCCGTAGACCTGCACCAGTTTTTATCCGGCAACCAGATTGCCTACCGCGAAAATAATGCGGATGCCTTAACCCGCTACCAATCCAACCTGGGCACCGAAGTAGATGTGATTTCTACTTTTACTTACGGCAAATACATCACCTTCGAAGCGGGTTATGCCCATATGTTCGGTACTAATTCCCTAAACCGTATCAAAACTTCCGGGTTTCCGGCCGCTAACAACACTTACCTGCCCAAGCAGCGCCAGGCCAACTGGGCTTACCTCATGATTAACATCAAACCTGAATTCCTGGCTACTAAAGCTACGGCGCAACCGAAAGCCTAA